The Kribbella shirazensis genomic interval GCGGGTTGTTGGCTGGCGGGGTGAGCGAACTTCGGATCGTGCCCGTCGACGACGACGCGACGCTGCTGGACTGGCAGCGGGTGCACAACGAGATCATCCCGACGGCGCCGCTGTCGGTCGAGGAGATCCGCGAGCGCCTGACGCGAAACCTGCTCGAGGTGGCGTACGACGGTGACGCGCTGGTCGGATGCTCCACGGTCCGGCCGCCGTCGGACGAGACCTCGGCCGCGGTGGTGATCGCCCGGGTGCTGCCGGCGTACCGGCGGCGTGGATTCGGCGAGGCGATCTACCAGCACTGCCTGGCCCGCGGGCGCGAGCTGGGTGACGGCATCGAGACGCACATCCTCAGCAGCAACGAGGACGGGCTGCGGTTCGCGAAGAAACACGGGTTCGTCGAGGTCGAGACCTACCTGCTGCCGGGCGACACGATTCCGTTCGTCGAACTACGTCTGGGTGAGTGACTGATGCGCTTCTCGATCAACATTCCGAACTTCGGGGACTTCGCCGACGCCCGCACGGTCGCGCGGGTCGCGGCCGCGGCCGAGGAGGCCGGCTGGGACGGGTTGTTCCTGTGGGACCACGTGGTGCACAGCAAGGAGCAGCGACGCGGGCAGCCGTTCGGCGACCCGTGGATGCTGATGACGGCGGCCGCGCTGGCGACGTCGCGGATCAAGCTCGGTCCGCTGGTGACGCCGATCGCGCGGCGGCGGCCCGAGCAGCTCGCGCGGCAGGTCGCGACGCTGGACGGGCTGAGCGGCGGCAGGGTGATCTTCGGCGCCGGGCTCGGCGGGCCGATCGACGACGAGTTCGGCAGCTTCGGCGACGAGATCGATCCGAAGGTGCTGGCCGAGCGGCTGGACGAGGGGCTCGACCTGCTGGCGGCGTACTGGTCCGGCGAGCGGGTGAACCACTCGGGCAAGCACTACGCGGCCGCGGACGTGGAGTTGCTGCCGGCAACCGTTCAGCGGCCGCGGCCACCGGTCTGGATCGCCGGCTACTGGCCGCGGAAGGCCCCGATGCGCCGCGCCGCTCGCTGGGACGGCGCGGTCCCGCTGTTCGCGAGCGCCAACCACGGCGAGGCCCCGCCGGTCGAGGAGCTGCGGGACCTGGTCGGTTTCCTCCAGGAGCAGCGCGGCGACGTGAGTACGCCGTACGACGTGATCGTCGGCGGGATGAGCCCGGCCGACCCGGCCCGCTCCCGCGCGCTGATCGAACCACTCGCCGAGGCCGGCGCGACCTGGTGGGACGAGCGCCAACTGATCACGGGCGACGACTTCTACCGTCTCACCCCCATCCTCCACCGCATCGAACAAGGCCCGCCCGCCCTCGGGTAGGTCCGGAAACTAAGCTGTTCCGCATGAGTGACGACCATCCGTCCTGTTGTGCGCCTGCGCGGACCGGGATACCGCTGTCTCGCCCGGCGCCGGTACCCGCCGGGGGTGGGGAGCACGGGATCGAGCAGGTTGTGCTCAGTGGTGGCGTGTTCGCGATGGGTAACAGCAACGGCGACGAGAACGCCGGCGACGGTGAGACGCCGGTGCACGAGGTCGAGGTCGCGCCGTACAGCATCGACGCGACCAGCGTGACCAACGCGGACTTCGCGCGGTTCGTCGACGCGACCGGCTACCGCACCGAGGCGGAGATCTTCGGGTACTCCGCGGTGTTCCATCTCGCGCTCGCCGCCGACCCGGACGAGCTGATGGGCCCGGCGTCCGGGACGCCCTGGTGGGCCGGTGTCCGCGGCGCCGACTGGCGGCACCCGGGCGGCTCGCGCTCGGACCTCGACGGTCTCGACGACCATCCGGTCGTCCATGTGAGCTGGAACGACGCCGTCGCGTACTGCAAGTGGGCGGGGCGGCGCCTGCCCACCGAGGCGGAGTGGGAGTACGCCGCCCGCGGCGGTCGCGAGGGCGCGCGCTACCCGTGGGGCGACGAGCTGATCGGCGACGACGGGCAGTGGCGGTGCAACATCTGGCAGGGCGAGTTCCCGCGGTCCAACACCGAGGAGGACGGGTATCTGACCACCGCCCCGGTGCGTACCTTCCAGCCCAACGGCTTCGGGATGTGGCAGATGGTCGGCAACGTCTGGGAGTGGTGCGAGGACTGGTTCGGCCCGCGGTACTACAAGTTCTCCCCCGCGCAGGACCCGACCGGTCCGTCGCTCGGCGCGGCCCGGGTGATGCGCGGCGGCTCGTACCTCTGCCACGACTCGTACTGCAACCGCTACCGCAACGCCGCCCGCTCGTCGAACACGCCCGAGTCCTCGATGGGCAACGCCGGCTTCCGTACGGTGAGCCTCACGCGTCCTGCGTGACGGCCGAACGCCGCAGTCCCGGCGTACTGGCGGCGACCGCGGCCACCGCCGCGACGCACAGCAGCGCACCGGAGGCGAGTGATGCGACCGGCGAGGTGAGCTGCGCGACCACGCCGCCGCGGAGGTTGCCGAGGTCCGGGCCGGCCTGACCGACGATCTGCTCGGCGGCGCTGACCCGGCCGAGCAACTCGGTCGGCGTGTGGAGCTGGACGATCGTTCCGCGGGACACGACGGCGACCGTGTCCGCGGCACCGGCGATCGCGAGGCACCCGAACGCCAGCCACGCCGCCGGGGAGAACGCGAACAACAGCAACGCGATCCCCCACGCGGCCGAACCGCACAGCATCACCAGGCCGTGCCTCGGCAGCCGCGTGAACGTCCCGGAGAACAACGACGCCGCGACGCCGCCGACGGCGATCGCGGTCAGGAACAACCCGAGAGTCCGCGGATTGTTGCCGAACCGCTCCGCGTTGATCACCGGGAACAAGCTGATCGGCATCGACAGCACGGTCGCGGCGAGATCGGTGATCAACGCGCCGCGGATCACCGGCGTCGCCATCACGAACGTCAGCCCGTCCCACACTCCACGCAGTCCCGGCTTCGCGGTCGTCTCGATCTGCATCCGCGGCAGGCCGAGCACGCCGTACAGCGCGGCCAGGAAGCTCAGCGCGTCGATCAGGTAGCAGACGCCGACGCCCCAGGCGCCGACGATCACGCCGCCGATCGCCGGACCGAGCAGCATCGCGCCCTGGAACCCGATCCGGTTCAGCGCGAGCCCCGCGGCCAACTGGTCACGCGACAACAGCTTCGGCAACACGGTCCGCGCCACCGGGCCGGCGGTCGCGCCGAACGATGCCTGCACGGCGACCAGCGCCAGCAGGACGCCCACCGGAACCGGGCCGGTCACCAGCTGGCCCGCCATCACACTCGCGACGAGCAGCTGACCGAGGGTGGTGACCAGGTAGATCCGGCGCCGTTCGAACCGGTCGACGAGAGTGCCCGCGAACAGGCCGAGCACGATCAGCGGCAACGCCTGCGCCAGTCCGACCGCGCCGGTCCAGGCGGGGCTCGACGTCTGGTCCCAGACCTGGAACATCACCGCGACGAAGGTCAACTGACCGCCGAATCCGGACAGCACCTGCCCGATCCACAACCGCCGGTACGTCGGCACCCGCAGCGGACCCAGGTCGATGAGCGCGCGCTTCACTGCTGCTTCCCGAGCTTCTCCGCGATGCGGTCGTGGAAGCTCTTCCGGACCAGAGCCGCCTCGACGTCCCGCACGACCTGACTCATCGGGTAGGGCAGCTCGGCCTCGAGTTCGGCGATCGCCGCTTCGGTCGCCCGCCATTCCGCGGCCAGCAGGTCGACGAGCTTCTTGGACTTCGCAGTGAGCGTGACCTGCTTGCTCCGCGCATCCGCTCCCGGCACCGTCCGGACGAGTCCGGCGGTCCTCATCGCGGACACTTTCTGGCTGAGCGCCGAATGCGTCCGCCCGAGCGCATCCGCCAGCTCGGTGATCGTCATCGGCCCCCGGAAGTGCAACTGCAGCAGCTCGCGCACGTACGTCGGCTTCAGCCCGGTGATCTCACGATCGGTGTAGATCCGCCCGATCTCCGCATCCATCCGGCCCAACAGCTCATGCAACGGCCGCCACAAACTCTGCTCGGTGGGATCCTCCATTGCGGCATCATAACAGCACTTATATAAGCACTGTTACATCTGTGCTCTGGTCAGGTGCGGTGCGCCGCGCAATGGTCGCGGCGGCGGTGGCGGCGGAGAGGAGGCTGATGACGGCGAGGGTCGCGAAGCCGTAGCGGGTGTCGGAGTGGCCTGTGACGACCGCGGCGATCAGCATCACGAGCACGGTGGCGGCGAGGCCGTAGCCGTTGGCGATGCCGAAGGCGTGGCCGACCCGCGACGCGTCGACCGAGGTCATCAGCAGCGACCGCGTGGCGATCCGCGACTGGCCGAAGAGGAACGCGCCCAGCAGTACGAATCCCATCAGTGCGGGTACGCCGAAGAGCGGCTGCAACGCCAGCAATGCGCTGCAGATCAGGAATCCCCCGATCGCCAGCCTCAGGTCCCCGAAGCGCATCGCGGACCGGCGGTAGGCGGCCGCGGCGAGCAGGAATCCTGCTCCACCCAGCGCATCGACCACACCGAGGACGGCCGGCCCGCGCTGCCACTCCCCGACGAGCAGCACGGGCAGCAGTGCGTTGAAGACCGTCACGACGACGAGTCCCTGTCCGAACAGCACCGCGAGCGGGACGAGCGGCAGCCTGCGCACGAGCACCGTACCGCCCTCGACGACTGCTGCCGTCGCGTTCAGCCTCCCCTTGCCCACGAAGTACACGAGTACGCCGGACAGCACGAACGTGACGGCGTTGAACGTGAAGAGCGGCATCGGACCGAAGTACTGCAGGGCCACACCCCCGACCCCCGCGGACAGGAGCATGCCGGACTGCAGCGCGATCTCGTAGTGCGCGTTGAAGCGACGGAGTTGCGCAGTCGGGACCCGTTCGCGGATCAGCGCCGCGCTCGCCGGGGTGAACTGCGCAGCGAGCACGGCGAGCGCGAAGTTGGTCGCGTAGACGAGCGACTGCTGCGACGCCCCGACCGCAAGGCCGATCGGCAACGCGAGAGCGGCAGCGGCGCTGAACACGTCGCACAGCACCCACAGCCGGCGCCGGTCGAAGCGGTCGGCGAGACGGCCGAAGTACGGCGAGAGCACGGCCTGCGGGACGGCGACGGCGATGAAGAGCCAGCCGACGTCGAGCATCGAGCCCTGCGCCCGGACCAGCAGCAACGCGGCGCCGAGCAACTGGATGTTGTTGCCGAGGGACGTGATGAAGGCTGCCGGCAGCAGCAACTGTGGTCGCGAAGTCACCTGGTGAACGGTGCCAGCAAAACCTGACAACTCATGGCAGTGATCTTCGCCTCTGGTGACTGCTGTGTGGGCGGTTGATGGATTCTGGGTTGTCTTGCGAGCGCAGCGATCTGCAGCTCGACAGGAGGTGTCGCGCGGCTGGGTAGTGCACGTACGCGCGATCGCGAGTGGGTGTACACCGTCTCACGGTGCTCTACCTGTCGAGCCGCCGATCCGCCGCCACCCGGTAACACAACCACCCGGAGGGTGTCAGCTGAAGGACGGGCTGGTGGCCTTCGGGATGAGGAGTTTGGGAGCGGTGGTCAGGCCGACGGACCAGATGTCCAGGGTGTTGCCGGCGGTGCGGATCGGGTAGAGCAGGGTCGCGTTGCCCTGCCAGACCGGCTGGTCGTCGATGGAGCGGGTCTCGGGTGGATGCGTGCTGCGGCGGGTCGCGAGGTCGAGGACGGCGAGGCGCCAGACGCCGTTGCTCACCTTCTCCTTGTACGCGATCCGCCGCCCGTCGGGCGAGAGCGACGGGCACTCGACGTTCTCCGCGATCGCAGTACCGCGGTACGAGCGGTAGTCAGCCTCGACCAGGTACGTCTTCCCCTTGCTGGCCATGGTGACGTAGAACTTGTTGCCATCAGCACCGAACGTGATTCCCCAGTAGTTCACGTCCGCGGCGAAGTACCGCTTCCCGTCGACGAAGACCGCCAGCTCTTCGACGGACTTCAGGAGCTTCCCGGTGTCCACCTCGTACAGCCCGGTGCGGGTCGAGAACCCCGTGGCAGCGTACGAGTCGCCGCTGACGAACAGCGTCCAGTTCACGATCCGTCCGTCCGGCGAGACCCGCGCCCGGCTCGGCGTTCCGGGGAGCGTCTCGCGATGCCGTTCCCGGAGGTTCGCGTCCAGCACGATCAGCTCGGTCAACGGCGGCAGCGATCCGGCCTTCAACCGCAGGCAGACCGCCGTACCGCGCGCCGCGGCGAACCGGTCGCACCGCAGCTCACCCACCCTGCGCACCGAGCCCTCAGGGCCCGCAGAGCCGATCGGTACGGCGGCCAGCTTGCCGGAATCCGGTCCGTCCGCGAGGTTCCGGAAGAACAGCGTCCTGCCGTCCAGCCCCATCGGTTGCCCCGTGACAACCGGTACGGCGTTCTCTGCGGCGCCACCGTCGCGGGCCTGGACGACGTACGTGATCGCCCCGCCGACGAGCGCGAAGACCCCGATCGCGACAACGAGCAGCCGGCGTTTCATCGGCGTACCTCCAAGGGTTTGAAGACGGCGGCGGCGATCGTCACCGCCGACAGCGCGACGGTGATCGCGAGAATCGCGGGACGGAGGTCCCAGAGCGTCCAGAGCAGGCCGACGGTGACGGCCGCGGCCATCCGCGCGAGGGCCTGGCCGGTCTGCAGTACGGCGAGACCGCTGGCGCGGAGGTTCTCGGGCAGCAGCGGGCCGACCGCCGCGGGAAGTACCCCGTCCGTCGCAGCGTAGAAGATGCCGTGGAGGGCGAGGACCAACCACCAGGAGCCGATCGGTCCGCAGACGATCAGCAGCGCCAGGACGAGAGCGACGTGACCGCCGAGAAAGACCTTCCAGCGGCCGATCCGGTCGCCGAGGCGGCCGAGCGGGATCGCCAGCAGGAGGAACGTGCCCGCGCTGCCCAACGGGAGCAGGGGAAACAGACTGGTCTCGATCTCCCAGCGTCGTTGTACGGCGAGGTAGACGAAGGAGTCGGTGATCGTGAAGAGGCCGAGCGCCGCAGCCCACACACAGCATCGGCGGAAGTTCGGGTCCTTCAGCAACCCCAGGACCGGCAGCCGGACCCGAGCGGGCGCGGGCGGTGGCGACTGGTCGCGCACGAAGGCGGTCAGGACGATGACGCCGCAGGTGGCCAGAGCGAAGCTGGTGACGAAGACCGAGTTGTAGTCGTTGAGGCTTGCCCACAGGACCGCCGTGGCCACCAGTGGACCCAGGAAGGCGCCGACGGTGTCCAGTGCCCGGTGAACTCCGAACGAGCGGCCCATCGTCTCTGGCTCGCTGCTCAACGAGATCAGCGCGTCCCGCGGCGCGGTCCGGATGCCCTTCCCGGCGCGGTCGACCGCGAGTACCGCGCCGATCGCCGGCACCGTGGATCCGGCGGCCAGGAAGCCGAGCTTCGAGATCGCCGAGAGCGCGTAGCCGACGCCGGCGACGGTCTTCAACCGCCGCCAGCGATCGGCCACGTGTCCGCCGGCCAGCCGTAGTACCGCGGTCGCCCCGGCGTACAGGCCGTCGAGCAGCCCGAACTGCAGCGGATTCAGCCCGAGCCCGAAGACCAGGTACAGCGGCAGGATCGCGGTCACCATCTCGGCCGAGACGTCGGTCACCAAACTGACGATGCCGAGGGCAACCACATTCCCCGGGACCCGCCGCAGCGGCGCGGACCGGAGCGGGCCGACGGACGCGAGGTACATCAGTGGCAGGTGTACGTCGGGCTGCTGTCCAGGACGTCTCCGTCCAGGCCGATCAGCTGGGTGGCGAACGTGGTGTCGGTCATCGACAGCTTCAGCACGCCGAAGTCCTCGATGATCTTCGCGGTCGCCGGATGCGCGGCGTGCACCGGGTAGAGCGGCGCGCCGCCCATGCCGCCGATGATCTGGACCGGTCCGTTCGGGTCACGGTCGCCGTCGGCGTTCTGCGGCACGAACCGCTCGTAGTGGTGGTCGTGCCCGTTCATCACCAGGTCGGCCTTCGCCGCCACGAGCGTTTCCCACAACGGGGCAGCGCCTTCCTGGTCGCCGTGGTCGCCGGAGCTGTAGCGCGGGTGGTGGTAGTACGCCGCGATACAGCCCTTGGTGTTGTTCGCAAGGTCCTGCTTCAACCAGGTGAGCTGCTCCGGCTCGGCGAGACCCGACTCCTTGACGAAGTCGTTCGAGTCGAGGGCGATGAAGTGCCAGTTGCCCTGGTTCCAGCTGTAGTAGTTCTTGCCCTGCGGGGTCGCGATCGACCCGAAGTAGTCGTGGTAGCCCTTGAACGGGATGTCGTCGTACGTCTCGTGGTTGCCGGGGCTCGGGTGGGTGATGTTCTTGAACCTCCCCCACGTCTTCGCATAGTAGTTCTGGAAGTCCGAGAGGTGCGCGTCGTCGTACTGGTTGTCGCCCATCGTGATCACGGCGGCCGGGTTCATCGCCTCGACCAGGTTCGCGGTCTTGGGGTGGATGCAGTCCGGGTCGGACGCCGTACAGCGGTCCGCGATGTCACCGGCGGCGGCGAGGACGAAGCTGTCGGTCCCGCCGGCGCTGGTCGTGACCGTGATCGGCGCGGTCGCCGCGGACACGTTCCCGGCCAGGTCGCGGGCGCGCACCGAGTACTGGTACGCCGTGTTCGCGGTCAGGCCGGTGTCGTTGTACTGCGTGCCCGGCGTCGTCGCAACGACGGTGCCGTTGCGGAGTACGTCGTACCCGCTCACGCCGACGTTGTCGGTCGAGGCGGTCCAGCCGAGCGCGACCGAGGTGGCGGTCACGGCGGTGCTCTTCAGGCCGGTCGGGACGGTTGGCGCCTCGGTGTCTCCGGTTGAGTCGGTGGTGCCGTAGACCTGGAGTTCCCAGAGCGAGTAGCCGTACGGCGTGCCTCGCTGGGTGCCGACGAGCCGGACGTACCGGCCGTGCGCCTGCAGGCCGGTCAGGTCGTCGGTCGCACCGTTGCCGTCGGTCACCTCCTTGACGGTGCTGAAGTTGGTGCCGTCGTCGGACACCTCGATCCGGTACGACTTCGCGTACGCGACCTCCC includes:
- a CDS encoding GNAT family N-acetyltransferase, whose translation is MSELRIVPVDDDATLLDWQRVHNEIIPTAPLSVEEIRERLTRNLLEVAYDGDALVGCSTVRPPSDETSAAVVIARVLPAYRRRGFGEAIYQHCLARGRELGDGIETHILSSNEDGLRFAKKHGFVEVETYLLPGDTIPFVELRLGE
- a CDS encoding MFS transporter produces the protein MKRALIDLGPLRVPTYRRLWIGQVLSGFGGQLTFVAVMFQVWDQTSSPAWTGAVGLAQALPLIVLGLFAGTLVDRFERRRIYLVTTLGQLLVASVMAGQLVTGPVPVGVLLALVAVQASFGATAGPVARTVLPKLLSRDQLAAGLALNRIGFQGAMLLGPAIGGVIVGAWGVGVCYLIDALSFLAALYGVLGLPRMQIETTAKPGLRGVWDGLTFVMATPVIRGALITDLAATVLSMPISLFPVINAERFGNNPRTLGLFLTAIAVGGVAASLFSGTFTRLPRHGLVMLCGSAAWGIALLLFAFSPAAWLAFGCLAIAGAADTVAVVSRGTIVQLHTPTELLGRVSAAEQIVGQAGPDLGNLRGGVVAQLTSPVASLASGALLCVAAVAAVAASTPGLRRSAVTQDA
- a CDS encoding discoidin domain-containing protein, translated to MRLRLLALVLPVGLLAALGGSAAGAQPFADTLLSQGQPVVASSIEDDTLTAAKAVDGSTSTRWASAEGSDPQWIRVDLGQPATVGRVTLNWEVAYAKSYRIEVSDDGTNFSTVKEVTDGNGATDDLTGLQAHGRYVRLVGTQRGTPYGYSLWELQVYGTTDSTGDTEAPTVPTGLKSTAVTATSVALGWTASTDNVGVSGYDVLRNGTVVATTPGTQYNDTGLTANTAYQYSVRARDLAGNVSAATAPITVTTSAGGTDSFVLAAAGDIADRCTASDPDCIHPKTANLVEAMNPAAVITMGDNQYDDAHLSDFQNYYAKTWGRFKNITHPSPGNHETYDDIPFKGYHDYFGSIATPQGKNYYSWNQGNWHFIALDSNDFVKESGLAEPEQLTWLKQDLANNTKGCIAAYYHHPRYSSGDHGDQEGAAPLWETLVAAKADLVMNGHDHHYERFVPQNADGDRDPNGPVQIIGGMGGAPLYPVHAAHPATAKIIEDFGVLKLSMTDTTFATQLIGLDGDVLDSSPTYTCH
- a CDS encoding MFS transporter, which gives rise to MTSRPQLLLPAAFITSLGNNIQLLGAALLLVRAQGSMLDVGWLFIAVAVPQAVLSPYFGRLADRFDRRRLWVLCDVFSAAAALALPIGLAVGASQQSLVYATNFALAVLAAQFTPASAALIRERVPTAQLRRFNAHYEIALQSGMLLSAGVGGVALQYFGPMPLFTFNAVTFVLSGVLVYFVGKGRLNATAAVVEGGTVLVRRLPLVPLAVLFGQGLVVVTVFNALLPVLLVGEWQRGPAVLGVVDALGGAGFLLAAAAYRRSAMRFGDLRLAIGGFLICSALLALQPLFGVPALMGFVLLGAFLFGQSRIATRSLLMTSVDASRVGHAFGIANGYGLAATVLVMLIAAVVTGHSDTRYGFATLAVISLLSAATAAATIARRTAPDQSTDVTVLI
- a CDS encoding formylglycine-generating enzyme family protein, which translates into the protein MSDDHPSCCAPARTGIPLSRPAPVPAGGGEHGIEQVVLSGGVFAMGNSNGDENAGDGETPVHEVEVAPYSIDATSVTNADFARFVDATGYRTEAEIFGYSAVFHLALAADPDELMGPASGTPWWAGVRGADWRHPGGSRSDLDGLDDHPVVHVSWNDAVAYCKWAGRRLPTEAEWEYAARGGREGARYPWGDELIGDDGQWRCNIWQGEFPRSNTEEDGYLTTAPVRTFQPNGFGMWQMVGNVWEWCEDWFGPRYYKFSPAQDPTGPSLGAARVMRGGSYLCHDSYCNRYRNAARSSNTPESSMGNAGFRTVSLTRPA
- a CDS encoding TolB family protein; the encoded protein is MKRRLLVVAIGVFALVGGAITYVVQARDGGAAENAVPVVTGQPMGLDGRTLFFRNLADGPDSGKLAAVPIGSAGPEGSVRRVGELRCDRFAAARGTAVCLRLKAGSLPPLTELIVLDANLRERHRETLPGTPSRARVSPDGRIVNWTLFVSGDSYAATGFSTRTGLYEVDTGKLLKSVEELAVFVDGKRYFAADVNYWGITFGADGNKFYVTMASKGKTYLVEADYRSYRGTAIAENVECPSLSPDGRRIAYKEKVSNGVWRLAVLDLATRRSTHPPETRSIDDQPVWQGNATLLYPIRTAGNTLDIWSVGLTTAPKLLIPKATSPSFS
- a CDS encoding LLM class flavin-dependent oxidoreductase, translating into MRFSINIPNFGDFADARTVARVAAAAEEAGWDGLFLWDHVVHSKEQRRGQPFGDPWMLMTAAALATSRIKLGPLVTPIARRRPEQLARQVATLDGLSGGRVIFGAGLGGPIDDEFGSFGDEIDPKVLAERLDEGLDLLAAYWSGERVNHSGKHYAAADVELLPATVQRPRPPVWIAGYWPRKAPMRRAARWDGAVPLFASANHGEAPPVEELRDLVGFLQEQRGDVSTPYDVIVGGMSPADPARSRALIEPLAEAGATWWDERQLITGDDFYRLTPILHRIEQGPPALG
- a CDS encoding MFS transporter — protein: MYLASVGPLRSAPLRRVPGNVVALGIVSLVTDVSAEMVTAILPLYLVFGLGLNPLQFGLLDGLYAGATAVLRLAGGHVADRWRRLKTVAGVGYALSAISKLGFLAAGSTVPAIGAVLAVDRAGKGIRTAPRDALISLSSEPETMGRSFGVHRALDTVGAFLGPLVATAVLWASLNDYNSVFVTSFALATCGVIVLTAFVRDQSPPPAPARVRLPVLGLLKDPNFRRCCVWAAALGLFTITDSFVYLAVQRRWEIETSLFPLLPLGSAGTFLLLAIPLGRLGDRIGRWKVFLGGHVALVLALLIVCGPIGSWWLVLALHGIFYAATDGVLPAAVGPLLPENLRASGLAVLQTGQALARMAAAVTVGLLWTLWDLRPAILAITVALSAVTIAAAVFKPLEVRR
- a CDS encoding MarR family winged helix-turn-helix transcriptional regulator codes for the protein MEDPTEQSLWRPLHELLGRMDAEIGRIYTDREITGLKPTYVRELLQLHFRGPMTITELADALGRTHSALSQKVSAMRTAGLVRTVPGADARSKQVTLTAKSKKLVDLLAAEWRATEAAIAELEAELPYPMSQVVRDVEAALVRKSFHDRIAEKLGKQQ